The window CCACTTTCCCCTGAAATCAGAACTCGAATTTTTAATAGGTGCAATATAAGTTAACTTAACTGGGTTTATTCCGCAAAATTGTAAAGTTCCTTTTTTTAATTGATTAATAGCCGGTCTTTTCATAATTAAAAAATCGTACCATTTTGGCGTGTCAGCTGTAATAATCAAATGTGCAGACTTTCCTTTCAAGAGTTTTTCTGGTAATGGTTTTCCTTCAACTGGTTGGTAGGTGATTCCGGGAAGAAATGTTCTGTCGATAAAACCTTTCATTAGTGCAGGATATCCATACCACCATATTGGAAATAACCATACAATATGGTCTGCTTTTTTTATCTTGTCAATAGCATCAATCAAATCTGGTTCTAATTCCATTCTTTTTCGATAACCAAATGTTAGATTGGGATTAAACTTCAATTCAGAAATGTTAATTTGGGACAATGTTGCATTTGTTTTGTTGACTCCCTTTATGTAAGCCTCTGATAATGCATGATTAAAACTTTCTTTATCAGGATGACCATTAATTATTAAAACCTGTTTCATATTTGTTCTCTGTTTTTCACAAAGAACTATACAATTAAACTTCTTTGGAAGGACATTTGTCTAATTCGAAATCAACCTTCTTATTCGACTCAAATGTCTTTGAGTAATGCCCAAATAAGAAGAAAGGAAATTGAGAGGAATTAATTGTAAAAATTCTGGATGGTTCGTAAGTAAATCACGATAACGTTTTTCAGCTGTTTCTTTTTGTAATAAAAAAATTCTCTTTTCCATTTTGATATATTCCTGTTCCGCTATATGTTTAAAAAACCTTAACCAGTTAGTGCTTGATTGCTCTAATTCTAAAATCTCATTTCTTGATATTATTAATATCTCAATATCCGTTAAAGCTTGAATATTCTCAACAGTTTCATTTTGCGATAGGAATGAAGAATAGGCACTCACAAATGAATTGGAAAAGGTAAAGCAGTACGTTACCTCTTCTTCCGATGATGAATGATAAAATGACCTGAATAAGCCGGAAGTTACAAACCCCACTTCTTTACAGATTTGACCTTTTTTGATGAAAAAATCTCCTTTTTTCAACGTTCTGTTAACAACCTTTTTTTCAAATGAATCAATTTCATCTTTTGTCAGTATGTCAAATGTTTCTAAAAAGTCCCTCATTTTTTAATTACTGTATAAGGTTCGTACAACCATCAGTTACGAGATTAAAGTTAATAATTTTTGGTGTGTAACAGGGGTATGTATATTGAAACTCCTTAACCTTCCGCAGGTTTTTTTTACATTCCCCAAAATAAATCATTAAAACTCAAAACTCCTTATGGAAATCCTCATTCAAAACTTATAACATTAAAAGGGCTTATTGAGATTTTGTTTTTATAAAATCAGGGGGGTGCAACGGTGACCATTGTTACCTGCTGGCTTTTATCAGTTGTTATACTTTGTTAATTTAATCGTTTAAGGAATTAATGCCTTGTTCTTTAAGTTTTTCAAGGTGTTCCTTCATTGTTTTAATTTGTTCCGCAGGATGTCCTTGCCAAACGGTAACCTCTCCCACAACTCTAAACGGTTCTGTCGAGCGATAGGATTTTGTCGGATTGCCAGGAAATTTTTTATCTGTCAAGTCTGGGTCGTCTTCAATTTGTCCTAAAGGTTCTACCAAATAAATTCTTTCTGGTACATTGCCTAAGGCAAGTTCAGCTCCCCAAATTGCAGCATCTAAGGTTGCTGACAAAAAAATGTATTTAGCATTTTTTCGTTGTCCGTAATTAGAGTTGAAACCTGCTTCAATGAGGTCGCCAATTTTTAAATCGGCTTTTGTTCCGTGAAAATAAGTTTGTGCAAAAGCTGTTGCGCCTTGTCTGCTTACTTTTTCATTATTGTTTTTATTCATTGTCAATTTTTTTATAATTAAGACCAGTGAGTGTTTCCCGCTAGTCAACTATTTCTTAGCTTCAAATCCTTTCTTTCTAAATTTCAAAATTCTTTTTTATTAAAGCTATGGACAAGGGTTTGCAGGGAGGAAATTGAATAGCGGACTTTGAAACCTTATAATTCTTCAATTCTACTTCAAATTCTTTCAGCATTGCTTCGCTCTAAGGACTTGATATTATCAAGTATTTTGAAAATGAACAATAGCAAATTAAGTGATAGTTGTCGCCTGTAAAAACTTTATGATATTCGGCAATTGTTTTGTAGTCTGTCTTAGCTATTCGTTTTAATTTTTAAGTTATAGATATACGAAATTGTAAGTATGCCACCGATTACTATAGGTGTTAAAATATAGCCGATGTTCCCGTCCACCACAATGTGGCTGATTACAGCAAATATCAGATTGAATGTCAAACCTGCATAAGCCCACTCTTTCAATTTGCTTGGTAATTTTGGTAACATTATCGCTGT of the Zhouia spongiae genome contains:
- a CDS encoding NAD(P)H-dependent oxidoreductase gives rise to the protein MKQVLIINGHPDKESFNHALSEAYIKGVNKTNATLSQINISELKFNPNLTFGYRKRMELEPDLIDAIDKIKKADHIVWLFPIWWYGYPALMKGFIDRTFLPGITYQPVEGKPLPEKLLKGKSAHLIITADTPKWYDFLIMKRPAINQLKKGTLQFCGINPVKLTYIAPIKNSSSDFRGKWLKKIFLLGERLG
- a CDS encoding Crp/Fnr family transcriptional regulator, with amino-acid sequence MRDFLETFDILTKDEIDSFEKKVVNRTLKKGDFFIKKGQICKEVGFVTSGLFRSFYHSSSEEEVTYCFTFSNSFVSAYSSFLSQNETVENIQALTDIEILIISRNEILELEQSSTNWLRFFKHIAEQEYIKMEKRIFLLQKETAEKRYRDLLTNHPEFLQLIPLNFLSSYLGITQRHLSRIRRLISN
- the arr gene encoding NAD(+)--rifampin ADP-ribosyltransferase — encoded protein: MNKNNNEKVSRQGATAFAQTYFHGTKADLKIGDLIEAGFNSNYGQRKNAKYIFLSATLDAAIWGAELALGNVPERIYLVEPLGQIEDDPDLTDKKFPGNPTKSYRSTEPFRVVGEVTVWQGHPAEQIKTMKEHLEKLKEQGINSLND
- a CDS encoding DoxX family protein, with protein sequence MKKNRLIFWIATSIIFLWEGLMPLSTLLFAPEYFNAGTKPLGYPDYFAYALIICKVLGATAIMLPKLPSKLKEWAYAGLTFNLIFAVISHIVVDGNIGYILTPIVIGGILTISYIYNLKIKTNS